CCACCGCCGCCGTCAGTCGCGGCGGAGAGTTTCCAGTTATCGGGATGGATATGCAGATCGACAGACGCGGGTTCGTGAACGGGGCGCTCGGTGGTGGGGCGCTCGCGGCGCTCGCGGCCTGCTATCCGGCGTGGGCGCAGCCGGTATCGGCTGGGATCGCGCCGCCGCTGCCCAGCGTGTCGGGCACCGACATCCGGCTGCGCATTGCGCGTCAGACGCTGCGCGTCGACGGCAAGGTCACGCGGGCGATCGGCATCAACGGCACCGTGCCGGGTCCGCTGATCCGGCTGAAGGAGGGGCAGCAGGCGCGGCTCACCGTCGTCAACGACCTCGACGAGGATAGTTCGATCCACTGGCACGGGCTGATCCTGCCCTTCCACATGGACGGCGTGCCGGGGGTGAGCTTTCCGGGCATCAAGCCCCGTTCGACCTTCGTTTACGAGTTTCCCGTCGTCCAGTCGGGGACCTATTGGTATCACAGCCATTCGGGGTTGCAGGAACAGCTTGGCCATTATGGTCCGATCGTCATCGACCCCGCCGATGCCGATCCTGTCGCCTTCGATCGCGAGCATGTGATCGTCCTGTCGGACCACAGCCGCCTGTCGCCGCACGAAATCTTTCGCAAGCTCAAGGTCAATCCGGGCCATTTCAACATGCAGCGTCAGACGCTCGCCGGATTGCTCGCGGGGGAGGACCAGCCGCTGAAGGAACGGCTGGCGTGGGGCGCGATGCGGATGGACCCCACCGACGTCGCCGACGTCAACGGTTCGACCTATACATTCCTCGTCAACGGCTATGGTCCGCAGGACAATTGGACCGCGCTGTTCCGCCCCGGCGAGCGCGTGCGGCTGCGCATCGTCAACGCTTCGGCGATGACGATCTTCAACGTTCGCATTCCGGGGCTGGCGATGACGGTGGTGCAGGCCGACGGGCTGAACGTCCGTCCCGTCGATGTCGAGGAGTTTCAGATCGGCGTTGCCGAAACTTATGATGTCGTCGTCACGCCCGTCGAGGACCGTGCCTATACGCTAGTCGCCGAGGCGAACGACCGCTCGGGGATGGCGCGCGCGACGCTGACGCCGCGCGCCGGGCTGTTCGCGCCCGTTCCCGCGTTGCGCGCCCGCCCGCTGGCGACGATGAAGGATATGGGAATGGGCAGCATGGCGGAGAGCGGCGGCGGCGATGGCGCCTGCACCGCCGAACATGCCGCGATGGGCCATTGCACCCCCGCGGGCGAGGGCGCGCACGCCGGTCATGGCGGCATGGACCACAATATGCGCGATTTCTCGGTTGCGCCGCAGGTCAAACGCGATCCCGGCGTCCAGTCGATTTCTCCCATGCCCGTCGACCGGATGGGCGAGCCGGGGCAGGGGCTGGAGGATGTCGGGCACCGCGTGCTCACCTATCACGACCTCGTCGCGCTCGACCGCAATCCCGATGTGCGCGCGCCTTCCCGCTCGCTCGACATCCACCTCACCGGCAATATGGAACGTTTCATGTGGTCGTTCGACGGGGTCAAGATGTCCGACCATCACGAGCCCATTCCCTTCACCCTGGGCGAGCGCGTGCGCGTGAACCTCATCAACGATTCGATGATGAGCCACCCCATTCACCTGCACGGTCACTTCTTCGAACTGGTGACGGGCAAGGGCGACCATGCGCCGCGCAAGCATACGGTGATAGTCCAGCCGGGCGGGATCGCGACCTTCGACTTCACCGCCGACGCGCTCGGCGACTGGGCCTTCCACTGCCACCTTCTCTATCACATGCACGCGGGCATGATGCGCGTCGTCAGCGTGCGGCCGAAGGGAGAGGCGGCGTGACGCGCGCGCTGCTGCTGGCCGGTCTGTCGCTTGGCATTTTTACCGCGTCCGCCGCGGCGCAGTCGCCCCATGGGGGGCATCATGCGCCGACTGCCGGGCCCAGCGCGGCGGCCGGGCAGACCGATCCGCTCTGCACTCCCGATCATGCCGCGATGGGGCATTGCACCCCGGCCGCCGACTCGCCCGCCGACACTTCGGGGGGAGCGGGCACCGACCTTCCTGCCGGGAACGCCCCGGCGCCGCCGCCGCCGCGCGACTGGTATGCCGACCGCTATTTCCCGAAAGCCGAGATGGATCATGCGCGCCACGCGATGATGGTCGAAAACGGCGGCCAGAGGGTCGGCTTCGTCAGCCTGAACCTTGCCGAATATCAGGCGCGCAAGGGCCGCGACGCTTTCCGCTGGGAGGGCGAGGCGTGGTATGGCGGCGACATCCACCGGCTGACCATCAAGAGCGAGGGCGAAACGGTGTTCGGCGAAGGCGTCGAAGCTGCCGAGGCGCAACTGCTCTACAGCCGCGCGATCGGACCCTATTTCAACGCGCAGGCGGGGATCAGGCAGGATTTCGGGCATGGCGCCGACCGCACCCATGCGGTGATCGGGGTCGAAGGACTGGCGCCTTACTGGTTCGAGGCCGAAGGGGCGCTGTTCCTGTCCGACAAGGGTGACCTCACCGCGCGGATCGAGGGCAGCTACGACCAGCGGATCACACAGAAGCTGATCCTCCAGCCAATGGCGGAGGTCAATCTCGCAGCGCAGGATGCCCCCGAAAGCGGGATCGGCGCGGGTCTGTCCGAAATCGAACTGGGCCTTCGCCTCCGCTACGAGATCGTCCGCGAGATCGCGCCCTATGTCGGCTTCGAATGGGCGCACAAGATCGGCGCGTCGGCGCGGTTTGCGCGCGCCGATGGTGAAGAGGTCGACAGTTTGGGCATCGTCGCCGGGGTGAAGCTCTGGTTCTGAGACGCTGTGCGCGCTGCCGCGTCGTGTGTCCCAAAAAAGGGCGGCCCGTTACCGGACCGCCCCTTTGGTTCCGCAATGATCCGCCCGATCAGCGCGAATAGAATTCGACGACCAGATTAGGCTCCATCTTCACCGGATAAGGCACTTCGTCGAGCGTCGGCACGCGGACATAGGTGGCCTTGGTGCCGTCGACCGCCAGATATTCGGGCAGGTCGCGCTCGGGCAGGCTCTGCGCTTCGGCGACGAGCGCCATTTCCTGCGCCTTCTTGCCCAGGGTGATTTCGTCACCCGGTTTCACGAGGCGGCTGGCAATGTTGCACTTGACGCCGTTGACATAGACGTGGCCGTGACTGACGAGCTGGCGCGCCGAGAAGATGGTCGGCGTGAACTTGGCGCGATAGACCACCGCATCGAGGCGGCGTTCGAGCAGGCCGATCAGGTTCTGACCGGTATCGCCCTTCATCCGCGACGCTTCGATATAATTCTTCTTGAACTGCTTTTCGGTGATGTCGCCGTAATAGCCCTTGAGCTTCTGCTTCGCGCGGAGCTGGATGCCGAAGTCCGACATCTTGCCCTTGCGGCGCTGGCCGTGCTGGCCGGGGCCATATTCGCGGCGGTTGACCGGGCTCTTCGGGCGACCCCAGATATTTTCGCCCATCCGGCGGTCGAGTTTATACTTGGCGCTCTGGCGCTTCGACATTGTCGTCTCCAATTTGCTGTTTGCCGAGGGATTTCGGCGGTTCCCGGGTCGCACCGCACGGGCCGGGCCGTGCGCGACCACCGCTTCACCGGGGTGCGGGGTCAATTTGCGAAGGCGCGCGGTTAGACGGGACGCGTCGCAAAGTCAAGCGCTGCGCCCGCGCTCGACAGTGGCGAAAAAGCCGCTAAAGGCT
This DNA window, taken from Sphingopyxis alaskensis RB2256, encodes the following:
- the rpsD gene encoding 30S ribosomal protein S4; translation: MSKRQSAKYKLDRRMGENIWGRPKSPVNRREYGPGQHGQRRKGKMSDFGIQLRAKQKLKGYYGDITEKQFKKNYIEASRMKGDTGQNLIGLLERRLDAVVYRAKFTPTIFSARQLVSHGHVYVNGVKCNIASRLVKPGDEITLGKKAQEMALVAEAQSLPERDLPEYLAVDGTKATYVRVPTLDEVPYPVKMEPNLVVEFYSR
- a CDS encoding copper resistance system multicopper oxidase, which gives rise to MDMQIDRRGFVNGALGGGALAALAACYPAWAQPVSAGIAPPLPSVSGTDIRLRIARQTLRVDGKVTRAIGINGTVPGPLIRLKEGQQARLTVVNDLDEDSSIHWHGLILPFHMDGVPGVSFPGIKPRSTFVYEFPVVQSGTYWYHSHSGLQEQLGHYGPIVIDPADADPVAFDREHVIVLSDHSRLSPHEIFRKLKVNPGHFNMQRQTLAGLLAGEDQPLKERLAWGAMRMDPTDVADVNGSTYTFLVNGYGPQDNWTALFRPGERVRLRIVNASAMTIFNVRIPGLAMTVVQADGLNVRPVDVEEFQIGVAETYDVVVTPVEDRAYTLVAEANDRSGMARATLTPRAGLFAPVPALRARPLATMKDMGMGSMAESGGGDGACTAEHAAMGHCTPAGEGAHAGHGGMDHNMRDFSVAPQVKRDPGVQSISPMPVDRMGEPGQGLEDVGHRVLTYHDLVALDRNPDVRAPSRSLDIHLTGNMERFMWSFDGVKMSDHHEPIPFTLGERVRVNLINDSMMSHPIHLHGHFFELVTGKGDHAPRKHTVIVQPGGIATFDFTADALGDWAFHCHLLYHMHAGMMRVVSVRPKGEAA
- a CDS encoding copper resistance protein B, with the protein product MTRALLLAGLSLGIFTASAAAQSPHGGHHAPTAGPSAAAGQTDPLCTPDHAAMGHCTPAADSPADTSGGAGTDLPAGNAPAPPPPRDWYADRYFPKAEMDHARHAMMVENGGQRVGFVSLNLAEYQARKGRDAFRWEGEAWYGGDIHRLTIKSEGETVFGEGVEAAEAQLLYSRAIGPYFNAQAGIRQDFGHGADRTHAVIGVEGLAPYWFEAEGALFLSDKGDLTARIEGSYDQRITQKLILQPMAEVNLAAQDAPESGIGAGLSEIELGLRLRYEIVREIAPYVGFEWAHKIGASARFARADGEEVDSLGIVAGVKLWF